The proteins below are encoded in one region of Anaerolineae bacterium:
- a CDS encoding response regulator has translation MKKILIVDDQLEVRELVQVTLEIGNYQILAAENGQQALEIAQAEHPDIILLDIMMPGSNVDGLEVCRRLKTDPTTANITIVMLSAKGQESDIAAGREAGADDYFTKPFSPIALIEKVEEVMNN, from the coding sequence ATGAAAAAAATCCTGATCGTAGATGACCAACTTGAAGTTCGGGAATTAGTGCAGGTTACCCTGGAAATTGGCAACTACCAGATTCTGGCTGCCGAAAATGGACAACAAGCCCTAGAAATAGCCCAAGCCGAACATCCCGACATCATCCTTTTGGACATTATGATGCCGGGCAGCAATGTAGATGGTTTGGAGGTATGCCGTCGTCTAAAAACAGACCCAACCACGGCCAATATAACCATTGTTATGCTTTCGGCCAAAGGCCAGGAAAGTGACATTGCGGCCGGCAGAGAAGCGGGCGCTGATGATTATTTCACCAAACCGTTTAGCCCTATTGCCCTGATTGAGAAGGTTGAAGAGGTAATGAACAATTAA